One part of the Truepera radiovictrix DSM 17093 genome encodes these proteins:
- a CDS encoding SDR family NAD(P)-dependent oxidoreductase codes for MSSSLSARTVLITGASSGIGLEAARLFAQSGAALFLVGRDPARLQRVATETGAQAIRADLTQAEELRRVADTVAQRSGRLDVLVNCAGRLEVGPTRELGAATAEALMRVNFFAPVALTDACLPLLRAGVRASVVNVASIAGRVSPPFMAAYAASKHALVAYTRTLRQELRSEGIHVGLVLPAPVATPMLQASFGGPYYPRPPGLPVVTATEAAQAILACAERRYAERTVPRWLGGVIGLQAAFPGLTELLYRAMGVPGRG; via the coding sequence GTGTCCTCTAGCCTCTCAGCACGCACCGTTTTAATCACTGGCGCCTCGAGCGGCATCGGCCTCGAGGCCGCTCGCCTCTTTGCCCAGAGCGGGGCAGCGCTCTTTCTCGTCGGCCGCGACCCCGCGCGCCTTCAGCGCGTCGCTACGGAGACGGGTGCGCAGGCGATACGCGCTGATCTCACCCAAGCCGAGGAGCTTAGACGCGTTGCCGACACCGTCGCGCAGCGCTCGGGGCGGCTCGACGTCCTCGTCAACTGCGCCGGTCGGCTCGAGGTCGGCCCGACGCGTGAGCTGGGCGCGGCGACCGCCGAGGCGCTCATGCGGGTCAACTTCTTCGCGCCAGTCGCTCTTACCGACGCGTGTTTGCCGCTCCTGCGCGCGGGGGTGCGGGCGTCGGTCGTCAACGTCGCCTCGATCGCCGGTCGCGTCTCGCCGCCCTTTATGGCGGCCTACGCCGCCAGCAAACACGCGCTGGTGGCCTACACGCGCACGTTGCGCCAGGAGCTGCGCTCTGAAGGGATCCACGTTGGCCTCGTGCTACCGGCACCGGTGGCGACGCCGATGTTGCAAGCGTCTTTCGGCGGCCCCTACTACCCGCGCCCGCCGGGGCTCCCCGTGGTGACGGCGACGGAGGCGGCGCAGGCGATCTTGGCGTGCGCCGAAAGACGCTACGCCGAGCGCACCGTGCCGCGGTGGCTAGGTGGCGTCATCGGGTTGCAAGCGGCGTTTCCCGGCCTCACCGAGCTGCTCTACCGCGCGATGGGGGTACCTGGACGCGGCTAG
- a CDS encoding IS5 family transposase (programmed frameshift), with product MARTDLSEKQWRALKAHLPANPQRGHAYVDHRRVINGILWRLKTGAPWRDVPERYGAWQTCWDRFTRWERSGDWQRILQALQAHADATGDIDWDGAALDSSHIKAHRSAAGARKRPAEGRKKGGLTDEWLGHSRGGHTSKVHVCADGKVRPLSLVVTAGQRNDAAWLERVLDEIHVPRLGRGRPRKRPSQLRLDRAYSFKKQRQGLRRRNIRCISPEREDAKKHRLAKGSKGGRPPAFDTKAYKGRNVIERCINRLKDFRAVATRYDKRGRNYLAGVLVASIILWL from the exons ATGGCACGGACGGACTTAAGCGAGAAACAGTGGCGAGCGTTAAAAGCGCATTTACCTGCGAATCCCCAACGCGGCCACGCCTACGTTGACCATCGCCGAGTTATCAACGGCATTTTGTGGCGGCTCAAGACTGGAGCACCTTGGCGAGATGTTCCTGAGCGCTACGGAGCCTGGCAAACCTGCTGGGACCGGTTCACGAGGTGGGAACGTAGCGGTGACTGGCAGCGCATCCTACAAGCCCTTCAAGCGCATGCCGACGCCACAGGCGATATTGACTGGGACGGAGCGGCCTTGGACAGCAGTCACATCAAAGCCCACCGGAGCGCTGCAGGTGCGAGAAAGCGGCCCGCCGAGG GGCGAAAAAAGGGGGGCTTGACAGATGAGTGGTTAGGCCACTCGCGTGGCGGGCATACCAGCAAAGTTCATGTCTGTGCTGATGGGAAGGTTCGCCCCCTGTCCCTTGTCGTGACCGCCGGGCAACGCAACGATGCCGCTTGGTTGGAGCGGGTGCTCGACGAGATACACGTACCACGTTTAGGTAGAGGGCGACCCCGAAAGCGCCCCTCACAGCTCCGCTTGGACCGGGCTTACAGCTTTAAGAAGCAGCGCCAAGGGTTGAGGCGACGGAACATTCGCTGTATCAGCCCTGAGCGAGAAGACGCCAAAAAGCACCGGCTCGCCAAGGGCTCCAAAGGTGGGCGTCCACCTGCTTTTGATACCAAGGCGTACAAGGGGCGCAACGTCATTGAGCGCTGCATCAACCGACTTAAAGACTTTCGTGCTGTAGCAACCCGCTATGACAAGCGGGGTCGGAACTACCTCGCGGGCGTGCTTGTCGCCTCCATTATCCTCTGGCTCTAA